Proteins found in one Micropterus dolomieu isolate WLL.071019.BEF.003 ecotype Adirondacks linkage group LG12, ASM2129224v1, whole genome shotgun sequence genomic segment:
- the LOC123981093 gene encoding prostaglandin D2 receptor 2-like: protein MDNHMGNSSSGPSNETMSSLSIFTIFLHGVFSSIGIVENLLIVGVVGFHVRRSVISIWILNLAASDLLATASLPFFTLYMARGHTWTLGTTFCRIHSSIFFLNMFVSGFLLAAISMDRCLVVLRPVWAQNHRNVQLVVKICGVIWALAAVCTIPFYIFRDTIEYKGKIQCYYDYARFLPVNSTALSKQRKEALAFMKLFIAFLIPLLIIILSYAAVNAGLARRGCRRPFRFVRLVVAVVVSFVLCWAPYHFFIVMEVMSPNGHPVHKFAGKALPTAATIGFLNSVLNPVLYVFSCPDLCNKIRHSLGAVMESVLAEDLADLARRRSTVRSSISTNDAELRKKNSITTLCLKTDEIVLSENPCSEQNENVQSIL, encoded by the coding sequence ATGGACAACCACATGGGGAATAGCAGCAGTGGCCCATCAAACGAAACAATGAGTTCTTTGAGCATTTTTACTATTTTCCTCCATGGCGTGTTCTCTTCCATTGGCATCGTAGAAAACCTCCTCATCGTCGGAGTAGTGGGTTTCCATGTCCGCCGCTCTGTAATCAGCATCTGGATCCTGAATCTCGCCGCCTCTGACCTGCTGGCCACCGCTTCCCTGCCCTTCTTCACCCTCTACATGGCCCGCGGCCACACCTGGACGTTGGGTACGACCTTCTGCCGCATCCATTCCTCCATCTTCTTTCTCAACATGTTTGTCAGTGGCTTCCTGCTGGCTGCCATTTCTATGGACCGCTGCCTGGTGGTGCTGAGACCCGTCTGGGCCCAGAACCACAGGAACGTCCAACTCGTGGTGAAGATATGTGGGGTGATTTGGGCCTTGGCTGCAGTCTGCACTATCCCCTTCTACATATTCCGTGACACAATTGAATATAAAGGCAAGATCCAGTGTTACTACGACTATGCTCGATTCCTTCCTGTTAATTCCACTGCTTTATCTAAGCAGCGCAAGGAGGCCTTGGCCTTCATGAAGCTCTTTATAGCCTTCCTGATCCCTCTGCTAATCATCATCCTCAGCTATGCTGCTGTGAACGCTGGCTTAGCGCGGAGAGGCTGCCGACGCCCTTTCCGTTTCGTCCGGCTTGTAGTGGCTGTGGTAGTGAGCTTTGTACTCTGCTGGGCGCCGTACCACTTCTTCATCGTCATGGAGGTGATGTCCCCCAATGGGCATCCGGTACATAAATTTGCAGGCAAGGCACTCCCGACTGCAGCAACCATCGGCTTCCTTAACAGTGTCCTTAACCCCGTTCTGTACGTGTTCAGCTGCCCTGACCTGTGCAATAAGATAAGACATTCTCTGGGTGCGGTGATGGAGAGTGTTCTGGCTGAGGATCTGGCAGACCTGGCCCGACGCCGCAGCACTGTTCGCAGCTCTATCAGCACCAACGATGCTGAGTTAAGGAAGAAGAATTCTATTACAACCTTGTGTCTGAAAACAGACGAGATAGTGCTGAGTGAAAATCCCTGCTCAGAACAGAACGAAAATGTACAGTCAATCCTCTAA
- the ugt5g1 gene encoding UDP glucuronosyltransferase 5 family, polypeptide G1 codes for MSNMIPVLLTGLCFLFLRPTCCSGSRILVVPVDGSHWINMEVILRELHSRGHNITVLRSAESWYIPSNSTIYTSINVRILEDESDKSLYNKMIQDVIECRRLPTFIRAFCHQNMMTSMMAKAHVILARSAAIMLDDPVFMKTLQDGKFDLMLTDPALTLGVILGRYLKLPMVFNVRWINTGEGHLTIAPSPPSYIPVSGSELPDQMDFLERTKNMLHHIQSVVDQHFIVNPAYSDLLQRHFPPGTDLLSLEYAADIWLVRTDFVFEFPRPTMPNVVYIGGFQCKKARPLPVELEAFMQSSGEHGVVVMSLGTLVSALPHDITEAIAAAFAQIPQKVIWRFMGEKPSSLGNNTLLVDWLPQNDLLGHPKTRVFVAHGGTNGMYEAIYHGVPILGLPLLFDQFDNLVRLVVRGAARVIEAQSLTKEDFLEALKDLLETPTYRKNIQRLSQLHRDRLMSPLDTAIFWIEYVIRNKGAAHLQSAGFRLPWYSYFCLDVAVFIMALIGAFVWASVLVCRFLCCRRSKRKMKAQ; via the coding sequence ATGTCCAACATGATCCCTGTATTGCTGACAGGGCTCTGCTTCCTTTTTCTCAGGCCCACTTGTTGTAGTGGTAGCAGGATTCTGGTTGTGCCAGTTGATGGGAGCCACTGGATCAACATGGAGGTGATCCTCAGAGAGTTGCACTCCAGAGGCCACAACATCACTGTGCTACGCTCTGCCGAAAGCTGGTACATACCGAGTAACTCTACGATTTACACTTCTATAAATGTGCGCATTCTGGAGGACGAGTCGGATAAGAGTTTGTACAACAAAATGATACAAGATGTTATAGAATGCCGCAGATTGCCGACTTTCATACGCGCCTTCTGCCATCAGAACATGATGACATCGATGATGGCAAAGGCTCATGTAATCCTTGCTAGATCAGCTGCTATCATGTTAGATGACCCTGTTTTTATGAAGACGCTTCAAGATGGCAAGTTTGACTTAATGTTAACAGACCCCGCGCTGACTTTAGGGGTTATTCTGGGTCGTTACCTCAAGCTACCGATGGTTTTTAATGTGCGCTGGATTAATACTGGGGAGGGCCATCTCACCATAGCTCCCTCTCCTCCGTCGTATATCCCCGTATCAGGAAGTGAACTTCCTGATCAGATGGATTTTCTGGAAAGGACCAAGAATATGTTACATCATATCCAGAGTGTTGTTGATCAACACTTTATCGTTAACCCTGCTTACTCAGATCTGCTCCAGCGGCACTTCCCTCCTGGTACTGACTTGCTGTCTTTGGAGTATGCAGCTGATATCTGGCTGGTGAGGACAGATTTTGTCTTTGAATTCCCTCGGCCCACCATGCCCAACGTGGTCTACATAGGGGGGTTCCAGTGCAAAAAGGCCCGCCCCCTCCCTGTTGAGCTGGAGGCCTTCATGCAGAGCTCTGGGGAGCATGGGGTGGTGGTCATGTCTCTGGGGACGCTGGTGTCAGCCCTGCCTCATGACATCACAGAGGCCATCGCTGCTGCTTTTGCTCAGATCCCTCAGAAGGTGATATGGAGGTTTATGGGTGAGAAGCCTTCATCCCTGGGAAACAACACCCTGCTGGTGGACTGGCTGCCTCAGAACGACCTCCTGGGACACCCCAAGACTCGTGTTTTCGTAGCCCATGGAGGCACCAATGGCATGTATGAGGCCATTTACCACGGTGTTCCCATTCTGGGCCTGCCCCTCCTCTTTGACCAGTTTGACAACCTAGTCCGGCTGGTGGTGCGCGGGGCAGCTCGAGTGATAGAGGCCCAATCACTCACCAAAGAAGACTTTCTGGAGGCCCTAAAGGATCTCCTGGAGACTCCCACATACCGTAAGAACATACAACGTCTCTCACAGCTACACCGTGACCGGCTGATGTCCCCTTTAGACACTGCAATCTTTTGGATTGAATATGTGATCAGGAACAAAGGTGCAGCCCATCTGCAGTCAGCAGGTTTCAGGCTGCCTTGGTACTCCTACTTCTGCCTGGATGTGGCTGTTTTCATTATGGCCCTCATTGGAGCATTTGTATGGGCTTCAGTCTTAGTCTGTAGGTTTCTCTGCTGCAGAAGgtcaaagagaaagatgaaagcgCAGTAA
- the si:dkey-165a24.9 gene encoding G-protein coupled receptor 4: protein MSCRDMSNDSCNLPLDTDTFGLTCIYGLIFSLGLPSNLLSLWGLYHLGRSGGGGCQLVYILNLLLSDLLQLLTLPLWILYLQGAHRWPYGQLTCELVGYVFYVNVYASVMFLCLIAVDRFLAIVYPLSSRRVRSVRVAAVSGVAVWILTFLFCLSGLLPSVFDSDRLLCLEQYPVSPGYAHFKITTVALGFLLPCVILGYTSAHIGVTLRRSPSLSNHERHKIVGILVVITVNFIAVFGPYHLVGGYRFVSLLLTDEPCGLERSIFLIYRLCYGLTSLNTLLDPLFYIFLCPDARLELQRSLPCLGRGQNTSKKITLRLRAHPDNQREGETGHNNLLA from the exons ATGAGCTGCAGAGACATGTCCAATGACAGCTGCAACCTCCCCTTGGACACAGATACATTTGGCCTGACCTGCATCTATGGCCTGATCTTCTCTTTGGGTCTCCCCAGCAACCTGCTGTCTCTCTGGGGACTGTACCACCTTGGCCGCTCAGGTGGTGGAGGCTGCCAGCTGGTCTACATCCTCAACCTCCTGCTTTCAGACCTCCTTCAGCTGCTCACCCTACCACTGTGGATCCTTTATCTCCAAGGTGCGCACCGCTGGCCCTACGGCCAGCTAACCTGCGAGCTGGTGGGATATGTGTTTTACGTAAACGTGTATGCCAGTGTCATGTTCCTGTGCCTGATAGCGGTGGACCGCTTCCTGGCCATCGTGTACCCGCTGAGCAGCCGAAGGGTGCGGAGTGTCAGGGTGGCAGCCGTATCCGGTGTGGCAGTTTGGATCCTCACCTTCCTGTTCTGCCTGAGTGGGCTGCTGCCGTCAGTGTTTGACTCTGACAGACTGCTGTGTCTGGAGCAGTACCCAGTCAGCCCCGGATATGCCCACTTCAAGATCACCACTGTGGCTCTCGGCTTTCTGCTGCCATGTGTCATATTAGG CTACACTTCAGCCCACATTGGGGTGACACTCCGACGATCTCCTTCCCTCTCCAACCATGAGCGGCACAAAATCGTGGGCATCCTAGTCGTGATCACCGTCAACTTCATCGCTGTGTTTGGACCCTATCACCTCGTGGGTGGATACAGGTTCGTGTCCTTGCTGCTGACCGATGAGCCGTGTGGATTGGAGCGCTCCATTTTCCTCATCTATCGTCTGTGTTACGGTCTGACCAGCCTCAACACCCTGCTGGATCCGCTCTTCTACATCTTCTTGTGCCCTGATGCTCGGCTAGAGCTACAAAGGTCCCTGCCCTGTTTGGGAAGGGGGCAAAACACCAGCAAAAAGATCACACTCAGACTCCGAGCTCACCCAGACAACCAGAGGGAGGGTGAAACTGGACATAATAATCTTCTAGCATAA